A part of Deltaproteobacteria bacterium genomic DNA contains:
- a CDS encoding MFS transporter, with translation MTPKNLEEDAPPRRAGASESRTATSGARAVLLRLRALEALGYREFRLLWSGHVFVSMAFWMDQVTRGWLIYEITNSTVQLGMVRGVQAIPIFLLSPIAGSIADRYSRKLQIISTQVANGVLYAILAFLVIVGQVQPWHVYVTAVLVAISDTFHQPARAAIIADAVPRDRLANAIGLNSMIFNVARSTGPALAGVLIASVGTGCAFGVQAGFYFLATFWTTRLRAGRTEAGTTTAQRESLRRNIVEGWKFSWRNETVRTGLLVVMLASLFIVPFVTLLPVFARDILKVGATGQGLLLTTMGIGALGSALAIASFGDRMPRGLFMLGGLAVYGLSVAGFALSPWFGVSLALMVIVGFTNVCSHALVQTVIQTYSPSEFRDRVVSLFQQSQVVMTVGSMIIGSLAAFCGATWATALMAGAGILSVLAIHWTLPRAWKIT, from the coding sequence GTGACGCCGAAAAACCTAGAAGAGGACGCGCCACCGCGGCGTGCCGGCGCGAGTGAATCACGCACCGCGACCAGCGGTGCGCGGGCCGTTTTACTGCGCCTGCGCGCGCTCGAAGCGCTTGGTTACCGGGAATTTCGCTTGCTTTGGTCGGGCCATGTGTTTGTGTCCATGGCGTTCTGGATGGACCAGGTGACGCGGGGGTGGCTGATCTATGAAATCACCAATTCGACCGTTCAGTTGGGCATGGTGCGCGGCGTCCAAGCGATTCCGATTTTTCTTTTGTCGCCGATAGCGGGCAGTATCGCCGATCGCTATTCGCGCAAGTTGCAGATCATTTCGACACAAGTTGCCAACGGTGTCCTTTACGCCATTCTCGCGTTCCTGGTGATCGTGGGCCAAGTCCAACCTTGGCATGTTTATGTGACCGCCGTGTTGGTGGCGATCAGCGACACGTTTCATCAACCGGCGCGCGCGGCGATTATCGCCGACGCGGTGCCGCGCGATCGGCTGGCCAATGCCATTGGGCTCAATTCGATGATCTTCAATGTGGCGCGCAGCACCGGGCCGGCACTGGCCGGGGTGTTGATCGCCAGTGTTGGCACCGGCTGCGCGTTTGGCGTTCAAGCGGGCTTCTATTTTCTTGCGACCTTCTGGACTACGCGCCTGCGTGCCGGCAGGACGGAGGCAGGCACAACTACGGCACAGCGGGAGTCGCTGCGTCGGAACATTGTCGAGGGGTGGAAGTTTAGTTGGCGCAACGAGACGGTGCGCACGGGCTTACTCGTTGTCATGTTGGCGTCGCTGTTCATTGTGCCGTTCGTCACATTATTACCGGTGTTCGCCCGCGATATTCTCAAAGTCGGAGCCACTGGGCAGGGTTTGTTATTAACTACCATGGGCATCGGCGCGCTGGGCAGCGCGCTGGCGATCGCCAGCTTCGGCGATCGCATGCCGCGCGGTTTGTTCATGCTCGGCGGCCTCGCCGTCTACGGCCTCAGCGTGGCGGGCTTTGCGCTGTCGCCGTGGTTCGGCGTGTCGTTGGCACTGATGGTGATCGTCGGCTTTACCAACGTCTGTTCTCACGCGCTGGTGCAGACGGTGATTCAGACGTATTCGCCGTCAGAATTTCGCGACCGTGTGGTATCGCTTTTTCAACAGAGCCAGGTGGTCATGACGGTTGGCAGCATGATCATCGGTTCCCTGGCTGCTTTCTGCGGCGCCACTTGGGCCACAGCGCTGATGGCCGGAGCCGGCATCCTGTCGGTGTTGGCGATTCACTGGACGCTCCCGCGGGCGTGGAAAATTACCTGA
- a CDS encoding c-type cytochrome, producing MKFSLLLFLLVVALPAVNYAAEFNLKLPLGLQEQAAYIPDDNPITKEKVELGKMFFWDKRWSRNGTIACVTCHLPEHGWADPRQFSVRFDGNPTLRHSPTLVNRLFSDVQQWARARTSLEDQAMKASDQSPDLLVKNLGAIPEYQERPRKVFGTDLNPEGVAKAISAYERMILSGNSPYDRFQAGDKKELSPAAQRGMALFKGKANCQPCHAGFNFTDEGYHNLGVGIEQEKTDWGLFTTTKVESDRGKFKTPTLRDVAPRPPYMHDGSIKTLEEVIAFYNQGGKKNPWLSETIRPLNLTAAEQKDLIEFLKSLTGVVDPEISSPPRLP from the coding sequence GTGAAGTTTAGCTTGCTGTTATTCCTCTTAGTTGTTGCTTTACCAGCCGTCAACTATGCCGCGGAGTTCAACCTCAAACTACCGCTAGGCTTGCAAGAACAGGCGGCCTACATTCCCGACGATAATCCGATCACCAAAGAAAAAGTCGAACTCGGTAAAATGTTTTTTTGGGACAAGCGCTGGTCGCGCAACGGCACGATAGCCTGCGTGACTTGCCATTTGCCCGAGCATGGTTGGGCTGACCCACGGCAATTTTCCGTGCGCTTTGACGGCAACCCTACGCTGCGCCATTCGCCGACGCTGGTCAATCGCCTGTTTAGCGATGTGCAGCAGTGGGCGCGCGCGCGCACTTCGCTTGAAGACCAGGCGATGAAAGCCTCGGACCAATCGCCCGATCTCTTGGTGAAAAATCTCGGCGCCATCCCAGAGTATCAAGAGCGCCCTCGTAAAGTCTTCGGCACCGATTTGAATCCCGAGGGGGTTGCCAAAGCGATCTCCGCTTATGAACGGATGATCCTTTCGGGGAATTCTCCCTATGACCGTTTCCAGGCCGGGGATAAAAAAGAGCTGTCTCCCGCCGCGCAGCGCGGCATGGCGCTATTCAAGGGCAAAGCGAACTGCCAGCCGTGCCACGCGGGTTTCAATTTCACCGACGAGGGCTACCACAACCTGGGCGTCGGCATTGAGCAGGAAAAGACTGATTGGGGGCTGTTTACCACGACCAAAGTGGAATCGGACCGCGGCAAGTTCAAAACTCCAACCCTGCGTGACGTGGCGCCGCGGCCGCCGTACATGCATGATGGCAGCATCAAGACTCTCGAAGAGGTCATCGCATTCTACAATCAGGGCGGTAAGAAAAATCCATGGCTTTCGGAGACGATCCGGCCACTGAACTTGACTGCCGCGGAGCAGAAAGATCTGATCGAGTTTTTGAAATCGCTGACGGGAGTCGTGGATCCGGAGATCTCCAGTCCGCCGCGGCTGCCGTAG
- a CDS encoding ABC transporter ATP-binding protein, protein MESPDNSPVVGVRAVTKRFGSRSVVDGVDLQVPPHTCFGLLGPNGAGKTTTLRMIYGVTAPTSGTIHVFGLDIAKELRAIRKRLGVTLQQNVLVDALSPLENLRVFGRYHLLREPDLSSRAGELLDFLELRSHANVPVRQLSGGFQRRLAIAQSLINGPDLLILDEPTTGLDPAVRLALWSRIRELRATGTTVLVTTHYMDEAQRLCDRVAIMAAGKMIGQGAPAELIETRLAAETVEFDATPHEEESLLDGAAYSQKRLRAGKRLMVYLNDATPLIDHIRRHDQGDRRSLIVRPTNLEDVFLSLTGTGLENNP, encoded by the coding sequence ATGGAGTCTCCAGATAACTCTCCTGTTGTCGGTGTGCGGGCGGTCACGAAGCGGTTCGGCAGCCGTTCGGTCGTCGATGGTGTCGACCTGCAAGTCCCGCCGCATACTTGTTTCGGTCTGTTGGGGCCCAACGGCGCCGGCAAGACGACTACCCTGCGCATGATTTATGGCGTGACGGCGCCGACCAGCGGGACTATTCATGTTTTTGGGTTGGATATTGCCAAAGAGTTGCGCGCGATTCGCAAGCGTCTCGGTGTAACCCTGCAACAAAATGTCTTGGTTGACGCGCTCTCGCCCCTAGAAAATCTGCGGGTATTTGGCCGCTATCATCTTTTACGCGAGCCGGACTTGTCGAGCCGCGCTGGGGAGTTGCTTGATTTCCTTGAGCTGCGTTCGCACGCCAACGTGCCAGTGCGGCAGTTGTCGGGCGGGTTTCAGCGGCGGCTGGCGATTGCCCAGTCCCTGATCAACGGTCCGGATTTATTGATTCTCGACGAGCCGACGACCGGGCTCGATCCTGCGGTCAGGCTCGCCCTCTGGTCGCGCATCCGCGAGCTGCGCGCCACAGGAACCACGGTGCTTGTTACGACGCATTACATGGACGAAGCGCAGCGGCTATGCGATCGGGTGGCAATCATGGCGGCGGGAAAAATGATCGGCCAGGGAGCGCCGGCAGAGCTGATCGAGACGCGCCTGGCGGCGGAAACGGTCGAGTTCGACGCGACGCCGCATGAAGAAGAATCGCTTTTGGACGGCGCCGCGTATTCGCAAAAACGCCTGCGCGCCGGCAAGCGCCTGATGGTCTACCTCAATGACGCCACGCCGCTGATCGATCATATTCGCCGCCACGACCAAGGCGACCGCCGGTCATTGATCGTGCGGCCGACCAATTTGGAAGATGTTTTTCTTTCGCTCACCGGCACCGGTCTGGAGAATAATCCATGA
- a CDS encoding ABC transporter permease codes for MSLSLPYALSVWRRNAAMYKRTWKWNILPNFFEPVFYLFSIGLGVGAYVSQMGGMSYIQFLAPGLVCVAAMNGASFEVTYNIFVRLTFEKSYDAMLTTPIEPDDVLAGEVLWAVTRACIYGGCFFIVLALFGLTPWPSSLLALFVIPIAGLLFAAIGIVFSLRIPNIDMFSFYFTLFVTPLFLFSDVFFPLKERLSGVWLWVAEILPLLHPVRLARAAFSGQWSLVVLWDLVYTLGLSALLLWWGRYSVRRRLTN; via the coding sequence ATGAGCCTCTCGCTGCCTTACGCGCTGTCGGTCTGGCGCCGCAACGCGGCGATGTACAAGCGGACCTGGAAGTGGAATATTTTGCCGAATTTTTTCGAGCCGGTGTTCTATCTTTTTTCGATCGGCCTCGGCGTCGGCGCCTACGTCTCACAGATGGGGGGTATGAGCTACATCCAGTTTCTCGCGCCAGGGTTAGTTTGCGTCGCGGCGATGAATGGCGCCAGTTTCGAGGTGACTTACAATATTTTTGTGCGACTGACGTTTGAGAAATCCTACGACGCGATGCTGACAACGCCGATCGAGCCCGACGATGTACTAGCAGGCGAAGTGCTGTGGGCGGTAACGCGGGCCTGCATCTACGGCGGCTGTTTCTTCATCGTCCTGGCCCTGTTCGGTTTGACGCCGTGGCCGTCGTCATTGCTGGCTCTGTTCGTCATTCCGATCGCCGGCTTGCTGTTCGCCGCCATCGGCATTGTCTTTTCGCTGCGCATTCCCAACATCGACATGTTCAGTTTCTACTTCACTTTGTTCGTGACGCCGCTGTTCTTGTTTTCCGACGTTTTCTTTCCTCTCAAGGAAAGACTCTCGGGCGTGTGGCTGTGGGTGGCCGAAATATTGCCATTGCTCCACCCGGTGCGCCTAGCGCGCGCGGCGTTTAGCGGTCAGTGGTCGCTTGTGGTTTTGTGGGATTTGGTTTACACGCTGGGCTTGTCGGCGCTGCTGCTCTGGTGGGGGCGCTACAGCGTGCGGCGAAGACTCACCAATTAG
- a CDS encoding ABC transporter substrate-binding protein: MNKFGRSLALLWLAFDAALASANPYLAKPGEAPIPVRVATCAISGGFMHLYTAIDNRLFEKYGLKVEFLLVRGAGVSVAALASNELQFLYCTADAIIPSLAAGAEAKMIASPLVGLPWVMIARKEIRRIEDLKGKIFIATRPGGTPDTLIRVLMKRLNFSANDLSIRHIGGAGQTEVYNALLQDLGHATMVTAPLDARAKRDGLNVIYQLDDLNLPAIYSSLFTNQRLLKERPEAVQRFTAAMAEAIHFVEKNPERAKASVGKVLALKDSESLQAAYDAYAKQLVNRRVTVPVSRVVETIEAARQAGAQVRRKANETYDNSYAEHLEKSGFLKDLWGGEVPGKKW; this comes from the coding sequence GTGAACAAATTTGGTCGCTCGCTCGCATTACTATGGTTGGCGTTTGACGCCGCCTTGGCCTCAGCTAATCCGTATCTCGCAAAACCAGGGGAAGCCCCCATCCCAGTTCGGGTCGCCACCTGCGCCATCAGCGGCGGCTTCATGCATCTCTACACTGCCATTGACAACCGTTTGTTCGAAAAGTACGGCCTCAAAGTCGAGTTTCTGCTGGTGCGCGGCGCCGGTGTTTCGGTGGCGGCGCTGGCCTCCAACGAACTCCAGTTTCTGTATTGCACCGCAGATGCCATCATTCCCAGCCTCGCCGCCGGCGCCGAAGCCAAGATGATCGCCTCGCCGCTCGTCGGCTTGCCCTGGGTCATGATCGCGCGCAAAGAGATCCGCCGCATTGAAGACCTGAAGGGGAAGATTTTCATCGCCACCCGTCCCGGCGGCACGCCGGACACGCTGATCAGAGTTTTAATGAAGCGGCTCAATTTCAGCGCCAACGACTTGAGCATTCGCCACATCGGCGGCGCCGGCCAAACCGAAGTCTACAACGCTTTGTTGCAGGACCTGGGGCACGCCACCATGGTCACAGCGCCACTCGACGCTCGCGCCAAGCGCGACGGCTTGAACGTGATCTATCAACTCGACGATCTCAACCTGCCGGCAATCTACAGTAGCCTGTTCACCAACCAGCGCCTGCTCAAGGAACGGCCGGAGGCGGTGCAGCGATTCACCGCCGCCATGGCCGAGGCGATCCACTTCGTCGAGAAAAATCCCGAACGGGCGAAAGCCTCGGTGGGTAAAGTTTTAGCGCTCAAAGATTCCGAGTCGCTACAAGCCGCCTACGACGCTTACGCCAAACAGCTGGTCAACCGGCGCGTCACGGTGCCGGTTTCTCGCGTGGTTGAGACAATTGAGGCGGCCCGTCAGGCGGGGGCCCAAGTGCGTCGCAAAGCCAACGAAACCTACGACAACAGCTACGCCGAACATCTGGAAAAGAGCGGCTTTTTGAAAGACCTCTGGGGCGGTGAAGTGCCGGGCAAGAAGTGGTGA